A window of the Acidobacteriota bacterium genome harbors these coding sequences:
- a CDS encoding phosphoribosylglycinamide formyltransferase: protein MVPAARGSSKKHLGTVRGIKRDTDGEHLGRVRRICTALPATTEKLSHGAPTFFVHKKVFVMFADNHHNDGHVAVWIAAQPGLQPSLIKSDPKSYFKPPYVGVRGWLGIELERISDEDLAAHIGEAWYLIAPQKTKAARTLSAR, encoded by the coding sequence ATGGTTCCTGCAGCACGCGGTTCAAGTAAAAAACATCTGGGTACCGTACGGGGAATAAAGCGCGACACCGATGGTGAGCACCTGGGGCGGGTTCGGAGAATCTGCACTGCTCTGCCTGCCACCACGGAAAAGCTCTCGCACGGCGCGCCAACTTTTTTCGTGCACAAGAAGGTCTTCGTAATGTTCGCCGATAACCACCATAACGATGGACATGTGGCGGTATGGATTGCTGCGCAGCCTGGTCTCCAACCGTCTCTCATCAAGAGCGACCCTAAGAGCTACTTTAAGCCGCCTTACGTCGGTGTTCGAGGCTGGCTTGGTATTGAACTGGAGCGCATTAGCGATGAAGATCTCGCAGCGCATATTGGCGAGGCCTGGTACTTGATTGCGCCACAAAAGACGAAAGCTGCCAGGACACTAAGTGCGAGGTGA